One genomic segment of Culturomica massiliensis includes these proteins:
- a CDS encoding sulfatase family protein translates to MKRYLFLTCFSSLACVTGSATQKSEKLNPDSADRRCPNVLIIYADDLGYGDLECYGAKNVQTPHINRLAAEGIRFRNAHATAATSTPSRYSMLTGEYAWRRPGTDVAAGNAGMIVRPEQYTLADMFKNAGYVTAAIGKWHLGLGDKDGQQDWNAPLSAALGDLGFDYSYIMAATADRVPCVFIENGKVADYDPEAPIEVSYRKPFEGEPLGKDHPELLYNLKSSHGHDMAIVNGIGRIGYMKGGGKALWKDENIADSITTHAIGFIREHKDRPFFMYFATNDIHVPRFPHERFRGKSPMGLRGDAIVQFDWSVGQIIDALDKLGLAENTLIILSSDNGPVVDDGYQDRAEELLNGHSPAGPLRGNKYSAFEGGTRIPVIVRWPGQVLPDRISDALVSQIDWFASLASLVGAELPKGAAPDSFDYLGTWLGKNQTDRPWVIEQAANHTLSVRTKDWKYIEPNDGPALITWGPKIETGNLSTPQLYRIADDVAERDNTALLYPDVVFELQNILRRVRMKNLKP, encoded by the coding sequence ATGAAACGATATTTATTTCTCACTTGTTTTTCTTCACTGGCCTGTGTAACCGGGAGTGCCACTCAGAAAAGCGAAAAGCTCAACCCTGATTCGGCAGACCGCCGATGCCCCAATGTTTTGATTATCTATGCCGATGATTTGGGGTACGGTGATTTGGAATGTTATGGAGCGAAAAATGTGCAGACTCCCCATATAAATCGATTGGCAGCGGAAGGTATACGTTTCCGTAATGCACATGCCACGGCAGCGACGAGTACGCCTTCGCGCTATTCGATGCTTACGGGGGAATATGCCTGGCGACGTCCCGGAACGGATGTTGCGGCCGGGAATGCCGGAATGATCGTCCGTCCGGAGCAATATACCCTGGCGGATATGTTTAAGAATGCCGGATATGTTACTGCCGCAATCGGGAAATGGCATTTGGGATTGGGGGATAAGGACGGGCAACAGGATTGGAATGCTCCGCTTTCGGCTGCATTGGGCGACCTGGGTTTTGACTATTCATATATAATGGCTGCGACAGCCGATCGTGTCCCCTGTGTTTTCATAGAAAACGGCAAAGTTGCCGACTACGATCCGGAAGCTCCGATAGAAGTGAGCTACCGGAAACCGTTCGAAGGGGAACCGCTGGGGAAAGATCATCCGGAGTTGCTTTATAATCTGAAATCAAGTCACGGACACGATATGGCAATTGTGAACGGTATCGGGCGTATCGGTTATATGAAGGGAGGGGGAAAGGCACTCTGGAAGGATGAGAATATTGCCGATTCCATCACTACCCATGCCATCGGTTTTATCCGGGAGCATAAGGACAGGCCTTTTTTTATGTATTTCGCCACAAACGATATACATGTTCCCCGTTTTCCGCATGAGCGTTTTCGTGGAAAGAGTCCGATGGGGTTGCGGGGAGACGCTATCGTGCAATTCGACTGGAGTGTGGGGCAAATCATCGATGCCTTGGATAAATTGGGGCTGGCAGAAAATACGCTTATCATTCTTTCCAGTGATAACGGGCCTGTCGTAGATGACGGATATCAGGACCGTGCGGAAGAACTTTTGAACGGACATAGTCCCGCAGGACCGCTTCGCGGTAACAAATACAGTGCATTTGAAGGAGGAACCCGTATTCCTGTCATTGTCAGATGGCCCGGTCAGGTTCTTCCTGACCGGATATCCGATGCTCTGGTGTCGCAAATCGACTGGTTCGCTTCACTGGCTTCGCTGGTAGGGGCTGAATTGCCTAAGGGGGCAGCTCCCGACAGTTTCGATTACCTTGGTACGTGGTTGGGTAAGAATCAGACAGATCGCCCCTGGGTGATAGAACAGGCTGCCAACCATACTTTGTCCGTACGTACTAAAGACTGGAAATACATCGAACCGAACGACGGTCCTGCCCTGATTACCTGGGGGCCGAAAATAGAAACGGGTAATCTGAGTACTCCGCAATTGTACCGTATCGCCGACGATGTTGCTGAACGGGACAATACGGCATTACTTTATCCTGATGTCGTTTTCGAATTGCAGAATATACTGAGGCGTGTCAGGATGAAGAATCTCAAGCCCTGA